The Candidatus Eisenbacteria bacterium region GGCCGCTTGATCGAGCCGATCCTCGCCGGCGAGGCCGAGATGGTGATCGGCGATCGCGCGCCGCATCGCAGCCGGCACTTCAGCCCGTGGAAACGCCTCCTCCAGCGCATCGGAAGCTGGGCTGTGCGGCAGCTCTCCGGGACGAGCGTGCCGGACGCCGCGAGCGGCTTCCGCGCCTTCTCGCGCCGCGCGGCGTTGCGTCTCAACGTGTTCACGCAGTTCACCTACACGCTCGAGACGATCATCCAGGCCGGCAAGAAGCACATCCCGATCGCGCACGTCCTGGTCGAGACCAACCCGGAGCGACGTCCGTCGCGGCTGTTCTCGAGCATCGGGGGCTACGTCCGGCGCTCGGCGGCGACGATGATCCGGATCTACGCGCTCTACGAGCCGCTGCGCGTGTTCTGGCGGCTCGGGGGACTCTGTCTCGTCGCCGGCACGCTGATCGGCGGGCGGTTCCTGTTCTACTACTTCGTCGACGGCGGCGCGGGGCACATCCAGAGCCTCATCCTCGCCGCCGTGCTGATCATCGTCGGCTTCCAGACGGTACTGATCGGTCTCGTCGCGGACCTGATCGGCTCGAGCCGGGCGCTCCTCGAGGATCTGCTCGTGCGCGTGCGCGAAGGCGAGCTGCGGATGGCCGCCAACGCCGAGGCGGTGGCGCTCGAGCCGGGCGATCCCGAGGTGGTGCGT contains the following coding sequences:
- a CDS encoding glycosyltransferase family 2 protein translates to MVKLIIQIPCFNEEASLAETLKALPKQLRGVDLIESLVIDDGSTDATAEVAREAGATYLLRFPVNLGLARAFSAGLDAALKLGADLIVNTDADHQYPGAEIGRLIEPILAGEAEMVIGDRAPHRSRHFSPWKRLLQRIGSWAVRQLSGTSVPDAASGFRAFSRRAALRLNVFTQFTYTLETIIQAGKKHIPIAHVLVETNPERRPSRLFSSIGGYVRRSAATMIRIYALYEPLRVFWRLGGLCLVAGTLIGGRFLFYYFVDGGAGHIQSLILAAVLIIVGFQTVLIGLVADLIGSSRALLEDLLVRVREGELRMAANAEAVALEPGDPEVVRLAPGDPEIVRFDVQAGGRAEGGRGPR